In Tachysurus fulvidraco isolate hzauxx_2018 chromosome 1, HZAU_PFXX_2.0, whole genome shotgun sequence, a single window of DNA contains:
- the LOC113644049 gene encoding RING finger protein 212B isoform X1: MFAKGRMDWFHCNSCFLRRGNNFLVSSCGHVLCESCIKPNRCCVCQSSCSYLPISDQMKPQEQMFFKDPINILHTRLEHIAKIATFQRKQKERVMVFHKHQFVEMERRLKEVSEQCQRQVSELRKENAELKKPLSQRRVSPGTFKTNGNIPRMTLPVAVTSPVTPHSRTVSVPGSSDTMQRFRHLRPRLASPLDTSTPVSPLSSLNEHGFRTPTSVTTPVRSDHVTPNMFQFHLLPGATIQSPQPWNI; this comes from the exons ATGTTTGCTAAAG GTAGGATGGATTGGTTTCACTGCAACAGTTGTTTTTTGAGGCGAGGGAACAACTTCTTAGTGTCCAGCTGTGGACATGTACTTTGTGAGAGCTGCATAAAACCAA AtcgctgctgtgtgtgtcaATCTAGCTGCAGCTACCTGCCTATATCTGACCAG ATGAAACCTCAGGAGCAGATGTTCTTCAAAGACCCAATAAACATCCTTCATACCCGACTGGAGCATATTGCAAAG attGCAACGTTCCAgaggaaacagaaagagagagtcatGGTCTTCCACAAACACCAATTTGTAGAGATGGAACGAAGACTAAAGGAAGTCAGTGAACAGTGCCAAAG GCAGGTGTCCGAGCTCAGGAAGGAGAATGCTGAACTTAAGAAGCCTCTTTCCCAGAGAAGA GTATCGCCTGGGACGTTTAAGACAAACGG AAACATTCCAAGGATGACATTACCTGTGGCTGTCACATCGCCAG TCACTCCACACTCCAGGACTGTCAG TGTCCCAGGTTCCAGCGATACCATGCAGAGGTTTCGACACCTCAGACCCAGACTGGCA tCTCCGCTGGATACTTCCACCCCTGTATCTCCGCTGAGTTCGCTGAACGAACATGGATTTA GAACACCCACCTCTGTTACTACACCAGTGAG gtCAGACCATGTAACTCCAAACATGTTCCAGTTTCACTTGTTACCTGGGGCAACAATTCAGTCCCCCCAACCATGGAATATATAG
- the LOC113644049 gene encoding RING finger protein 212B isoform X2: MDWFHCNSCFLRRGNNFLVSSCGHVLCESCIKPNRCCVCQSSCSYLPISDQMKPQEQMFFKDPINILHTRLEHIAKIATFQRKQKERVMVFHKHQFVEMERRLKEVSEQCQRQVSELRKENAELKKPLSQRRVSPGTFKTNGNIPRMTLPVAVTSPVTPHSRTVSVPGSSDTMQRFRHLRPRLASPLDTSTPVSPLSSLNEHGFRTPTSVTTPVRSDHVTPNMFQFHLLPGATIQSPQPWNI; encoded by the exons ATGGATTGGTTTCACTGCAACAGTTGTTTTTTGAGGCGAGGGAACAACTTCTTAGTGTCCAGCTGTGGACATGTACTTTGTGAGAGCTGCATAAAACCAA AtcgctgctgtgtgtgtcaATCTAGCTGCAGCTACCTGCCTATATCTGACCAG ATGAAACCTCAGGAGCAGATGTTCTTCAAAGACCCAATAAACATCCTTCATACCCGACTGGAGCATATTGCAAAG attGCAACGTTCCAgaggaaacagaaagagagagtcatGGTCTTCCACAAACACCAATTTGTAGAGATGGAACGAAGACTAAAGGAAGTCAGTGAACAGTGCCAAAG GCAGGTGTCCGAGCTCAGGAAGGAGAATGCTGAACTTAAGAAGCCTCTTTCCCAGAGAAGA GTATCGCCTGGGACGTTTAAGACAAACGG AAACATTCCAAGGATGACATTACCTGTGGCTGTCACATCGCCAG TCACTCCACACTCCAGGACTGTCAG TGTCCCAGGTTCCAGCGATACCATGCAGAGGTTTCGACACCTCAGACCCAGACTGGCA tCTCCGCTGGATACTTCCACCCCTGTATCTCCGCTGAGTTCGCTGAACGAACATGGATTTA GAACACCCACCTCTGTTACTACACCAGTGAG gtCAGACCATGTAACTCCAAACATGTTCCAGTTTCACTTGTTACCTGGGGCAACAATTCAGTCCCCCCAACCATGGAATATATAG